The proteins below come from a single Benincasa hispida cultivar B227 chromosome 4, ASM972705v1, whole genome shotgun sequence genomic window:
- the LOC120075790 gene encoding actin-related protein 2 yields MDNRNVVVCDNGTGYVKCGFAGENFPTSVFPCVVGRPLLRYEESLIEQELKDIVVGESCADLRHQLDITYPVNNGIVQNWDDMCHVWDHAFFNELKIDPKECKILLTDPPLNPSKNREKMVETMFEKYNFSGVFIQIQAVLTLYAQGLLTGLVIDSGDGVTHVVPVVDGYSFPHLTKRMNVAGRHITSYLVDLLSRRGYAMNRSADFETVREIKEKLCYISYDYKREYQLGLETTILVKNYTLPDGRVIKVGTERFQAPEALFTPELIDVEGDGMADMVFRCIQEMDIDNRMMLYQHIVLSGGSTMYPGLPSRLEKEILDRYLEVVLKGNRDGLKKLRLRIEDPPRRKHMVYLGGAVLAGIMKDAPEFWISREDYLEEGVACLSKCGQA; encoded by the exons ATGGATAATCGGAATGTTGTCGTCTGCGACAATGGCACTGgg TATGTAAAATGTGGATTTGCCGGGGAGAACTTTCCCACTTCTGTTTTTCCTTGTGTGGTGGGAAGGCCGCTGCTTCGCTATGAAGAATCACTCATCGAACAGGAGTTGAAG GACATTGTTGTTGGAGAAAGCTGTGCAGATTTGCGCCATCAGCTTGATATAACTTATCCAGTTAATAATGGTATCGTACAAAATTGGGATGATATGTGTCATGTGTGGGACCATGCATTTTTCAACGAACTTAAG ATAGATCCAAAAGAATGTAAAATTTTGCTCACAGACCCACCTCTCAATCCTTCAAAGAACCGTGAAAAAATG GTTGAGACCATGTTTGAGAAGTACAACTTTTCTGGGGTCTTCATTCAAATCCAAGCAGTTTTAACTTTGTATGCTCAAG GTTTACTGACTGGGTTAGTCATCGACTCTGGTGATGGTGTCACTCATGTG GTTCCAGTTGTTGATGGTTACTCATTTCCTCATCTTACAAAAAGAATGAATGTAGCTGGGCGGCACATTACTTCATATCTTGTTGATTTACTTTCACGGAGAGG GTATGCTATGAATAGATCTGCTGATTTTGAGACTGTTAgggaaatcaaagagaagttATGCTATATAAG TTATGATTACAAGAGGGAATATCAACTGGGGCTTGAGACCACCATTCTCGTCAAGAACTACACT CTCCCAGATGGAAGGGTGATCAAAGTTGGCACTGAACGTTTTCAAGCTCCTGAAGCGCTCTTTACTCCA GAACTGATAGATGTTGAAGGGGATGGCATGGCAGATATGGTTTTTCGTTGCATACAAGAAATGGATATTGATAACCGGATGATG CTTTACCAGCATATCGTTTTAAGTGGTGGGAGCACAATGTATCCAGGATTACCTAGTCG TTTGGAGAAAGAAATACTTGACCGCTATCTCGAAGTCGTCTTGAAGGGAAACAGAGATGGTTTAAAG AAACTGAGATTGCGTATTGAGGATCCACCAAGAAGAAAGCACATGGTGTATCTGGGAGGTGCAGTCCTAGCAGGAATAATGAAG GATGCACCTGAATTTTGGATCAGCAGGGAAGATTATCTAGAAGAAGGTGTTGCTTGTCTAAGCAAATGTGGCCAGGCGTGA